A window of Panicum virgatum strain AP13 chromosome 8K, P.virgatum_v5, whole genome shotgun sequence contains these coding sequences:
- the LOC120645629 gene encoding cycloartenol-C-24-methyltransferase-like, protein MKECSLGPDNFILNSLKRYAKYHELHGGDEELRKLNYSDMVNKYYDLVTSFTEYHWGQSFHFAPRWHGETLRESIKRFEHFIALQLGLKKGMKVLDVGCGIGGPLREIARFSSTEITGLNNNAYQISRGKELISLASLSDQCNFIKGDFMNMPFPDNTFDAAYAIEATIHAPDALGAYREIYRVLKPGQYFALDELCLTDKFDPNNTKHRDIKAEIELGCGRPDIRSTRECIQAMKDAGFEVILAKDLAEESECPWYHELDPGYFTLKSISNSRVGHLLTRAIVGTLEFLRIAPKGCNRLFSILQTASHGMLTCSREQIFTVTFFVMGRKLLKDNEIESSLQ, encoded by the exons ATGAAGGAGTGCAGCCTTGGTCCGGATAATTTCATTCTCAACTCGCTCAAAAG ATATGCAAAGTATCATGAGCTGCACGGAGGTGATGAGGAACTTAGGAAGTTGAACTATAGTGACATG GTAAACAAATATTACGATCTTGTAACCAGCTTCACTGAATACCACTGGGGTCAATCATTCCATTTCGCCCCAAG ATGGCATGGTGAAACTCTTCGTGAAAGCATCAAGAGATTTGAGCATTTTATTGCCCTTCAATTGGGGCTCAAGAAGGGGATGAAG GTCCTGGATGTTGGATGTGGAATTGGGGGACCCTTAAGAGAAATCGCCAGATTCA GCTCAACAGAGATAACTGGGTTGAACAACAATGCTTACCAGATATCAAGGGGCAAG GAGCTCATTTCTTTGGCAAGTTTGAGTGACCAGTGTAACTTTATAAAG GGAGACTTCATGAACATGCCTTTCCCTGATAACACCTTTG ATGCAGCCTATGCAATTGAGGCCACAATTCATGCACCTGATGCA CTAGGCGCCTATAGGGAGATATACAGAGTGCTGAAACCAGGCCAGTATTTTGCACTAGATGAACTGTGCTTGACTGATAAGTTTGATCCAAACAACACTAAACATAGGGACATCAAGGCAGAAATTGAGCTTGGTTGTGGCCGGCCTGATATCCGTAGCACTCGCGAGTGCATCCAAGCGATGAAAGATGCAGGGTTCG AAGTTATCTTGGCGAAGGATCTTGCTGAGGAGTCCGAGTGCCCTTGGTACCATGAATTAGATCCTGGCTATTTCACATTGAAGAGCATTAGTAACTCGCGCGTCGGACACCTCCTTACTCGTGCAATT GTTGGCACACTTGAGTTCCTCCGTATTGCCcccaaaggctgcaatagactgTTCAGCATCCTGCAGACTGCCTCCCACGGCATGTTGACGTGCAGCCG GGAACAGATTTTTACGGTGACCTTCTTTGTCATGGGCCGGAAACTTCTCAAGGATAACGAAATTGAAAGTAGCCTACAATAA